One region of Oceanipulchritudo coccoides genomic DNA includes:
- a CDS encoding HAD family hydrolase — protein sequence MHLPITQRSINCLALALFGAALVAYGKQRDPLPSWTEGPNKASIIEFVETVTTPGSPKFVPESRRIAAIDNDGTLWTEQPLYFQALYLLQRIKEIAPEHPEWKTKEPFASVLQGNLKKALSGGEKALLEMTLATHAGLTEDEFSDSVRRFLSSARHPTTGHLLTDMVYQPMLELLDFLKANNFKVFIVSGGGIEFVRIFSENLYGIPPERVVGSSLDAKYEFRDGQPVIVKQASIDLIDDHAGKPVGIHRYIGRRPILAIGNSDGDFEMLEYVTTGDGPRLGMIIHHDDPEREFAYDRDSSIGRSARVLDEGPQRGWKIISMQSDWKVIHPEEKK from the coding sequence ATGCACCTTCCAATTACTCAAAGATCCATTAACTGTCTAGCGCTGGCGCTGTTCGGTGCTGCTTTGGTGGCTTATGGTAAGCAGCGGGATCCTCTCCCTTCATGGACCGAAGGACCCAACAAGGCCTCCATCATCGAGTTTGTGGAAACGGTGACCACTCCCGGATCTCCCAAATTTGTCCCAGAATCCCGGCGAATAGCCGCTATCGACAATGACGGTACATTGTGGACCGAGCAACCCCTCTATTTTCAGGCTCTCTACCTTTTGCAACGGATCAAGGAAATCGCTCCAGAGCATCCCGAGTGGAAGACAAAAGAACCCTTTGCCTCTGTTTTGCAGGGTAATTTGAAGAAAGCCCTTTCCGGGGGCGAGAAGGCGCTCCTCGAAATGACCCTGGCCACGCATGCCGGTCTCACCGAGGATGAATTCTCCGACTCTGTCAGGAGGTTTCTCTCCAGTGCACGCCACCCAACCACTGGACACCTGCTCACCGACATGGTCTACCAGCCAATGCTCGAACTGCTGGATTTCCTGAAGGCGAACAATTTCAAGGTCTTCATTGTCTCCGGTGGTGGCATCGAATTTGTGCGGATTTTTTCTGAGAACTTATACGGCATTCCGCCCGAGAGGGTAGTCGGGTCCAGCCTTGATGCAAAATATGAATTCCGGGACGGACAGCCGGTTATCGTCAAGCAGGCATCGATCGACTTGATTGATGACCACGCGGGCAAACCAGTGGGAATTCACCGCTACATCGGCCGCCGCCCCATATTGGCCATAGGAAACTCGGACGGGGACTTCGAGATGCTTGAGTATGTGACAACTGGTGATGGCCCACGGCTCGGAATGATCATTCATCACGATGACCCTGAGCGAGAGTTTGCCTATGACCGCGATTCTTCGATAGGCCGATCAGCGCGAGTCCTCGATGAAGGCCCGCAGCGCGGTTGGAAG